One genomic segment of Intestinimonas butyriciproducens includes these proteins:
- the hemL gene encoding glutamate-1-semialdehyde 2,1-aminomutase yields the protein MERSQELFDRAQKVLPGGVNSPVRAFRAVELCPRFIERADGAYIYDADGKHYIDYVCSWGPMLLGHNHPAVREAVERAVKDGLSFGAPTQREVEMAELMVEMVPNIEMVRMVNSGTEAVMSALRLARGATGRDKLIKFEGCYHGHSDCLLVNAGSSALAGGHPSSAGVPEDIVKHTLTAQYNDLASVEVLLEEYHGQVACVIVEPVAANMGVVGPAPGFLEGLRALCDKHGALLIFDEVITGFRLASGGAQEYFGVRADLVTFGKIIGGGMPVGAYCGSRALMEQVAPCGPVYQAGTLSGNPVAMAAGLAQLRYIQAHPEVYAALEKYAKELAEGMRRAAAKHGAGVAVNQIGSLVAPFFTPSAVTTFLDAKGSDVGRYARYFKGMLERGVYLAPAQFESMFVSTAHTREDLERTLEAVDEVFAEG from the coding sequence ATGGAGCGATCACAGGAACTCTTTGACCGGGCCCAAAAGGTGCTTCCGGGCGGCGTCAATTCCCCGGTGCGGGCGTTCCGAGCTGTGGAGCTGTGTCCGCGATTCATTGAGCGGGCCGACGGCGCCTATATCTACGATGCCGACGGAAAACATTATATCGATTATGTCTGTTCCTGGGGGCCCATGCTGTTGGGACACAACCATCCTGCGGTCCGGGAGGCGGTGGAGCGGGCCGTGAAGGACGGCCTTTCCTTTGGCGCGCCCACGCAGCGGGAGGTGGAGATGGCCGAGCTCATGGTGGAGATGGTCCCCAACATTGAGATGGTCCGCATGGTGAACTCCGGTACGGAGGCTGTGATGTCTGCGCTTCGCTTAGCACGGGGGGCTACCGGCCGGGACAAACTCATCAAATTTGAGGGCTGCTACCATGGACACAGTGACTGCCTGCTGGTGAATGCGGGCTCCTCCGCTCTGGCGGGAGGGCATCCCAGCTCTGCAGGGGTGCCGGAGGATATCGTGAAGCATACCCTGACGGCGCAGTATAATGACCTCGCCTCTGTGGAGGTTCTGCTGGAGGAATACCACGGACAGGTGGCTTGTGTGATTGTGGAGCCTGTGGCGGCGAACATGGGCGTGGTAGGACCGGCACCCGGTTTTCTGGAGGGACTCCGCGCCCTGTGCGACAAACACGGTGCACTTCTGATCTTTGACGAGGTCATTACCGGATTCCGGTTGGCTTCCGGCGGGGCCCAGGAATATTTCGGTGTAAGGGCTGATCTGGTCACGTTTGGTAAAATCATCGGCGGAGGTATGCCCGTTGGAGCCTACTGCGGCAGCCGGGCCCTTATGGAACAAGTGGCCCCCTGCGGGCCGGTCTACCAGGCCGGGACGCTGTCCGGTAATCCTGTGGCTATGGCCGCAGGGCTTGCCCAGCTCCGGTATATCCAGGCCCACCCTGAGGTATATGCCGCCCTCGAAAAATATGCCAAAGAGCTGGCGGAAGGGATGCGCCGCGCGGCGGCGAAACATGGGGCCGGTGTGGCGGTCAACCAGATTGGGTCCCTGGTGGCGCCGTTCTTCACGCCCAGCGCCGTGACTACCTTCCTGGATGCCAAGGGAAGCGACGTAGGCAGATATGCCAGGTATTTTAAGGGTATGCTGGAACGCGGCGTTTACCTGGCGCCGGCGCAGTTTGAGTCCATGTTCGTCTCTACAGCCCATACCAGGGAGGATCTGGAACGTACCTTGGAGGCGGTCGATGAGGTATTTGCCGAGGGATAG
- the rpsB gene encoding 30S ribosomal protein S2 has product MAVVSMKQLLEAGVHFGHQTRRWNPKMSAYIYTERNGIYIIDLQKTVKKLEEAYNFVRDLSAGGQTLLFVGTKKQAQEAIKEEATRCGGYYVNARWLGGMLTNFKTMRGRVDRLNQLKKMQEDGTFDMLPKKEVMKHLGEIAKLEKYLGGVTEMKRLPGALFVVDPRKERNAINEARKLHIPIVAIVDTNCDPDEIDYVIPGNDDAIRAIRLISSVMANAIMEGKQGEDNVEAEAAKAGEATGA; this is encoded by the coding sequence ATGGCAGTCGTATCAATGAAACAGCTTCTGGAGGCCGGGGTCCACTTTGGTCACCAGACCCGTCGGTGGAACCCCAAAATGTCCGCGTATATTTACACGGAGCGCAACGGCATCTATATCATCGACCTGCAGAAGACTGTAAAGAAGCTGGAAGAAGCCTACAACTTTGTCCGCGATCTGTCCGCCGGGGGCCAGACTCTGCTGTTTGTCGGCACTAAGAAGCAGGCGCAGGAGGCCATCAAGGAAGAGGCCACCCGTTGCGGCGGATATTATGTAAATGCCCGGTGGCTGGGCGGCATGCTCACCAACTTTAAGACAATGCGGGGGCGTGTGGACCGTCTGAACCAGCTCAAAAAGATGCAGGAGGACGGCACATTCGACATGTTGCCCAAGAAGGAAGTCATGAAGCATCTGGGCGAGATCGCCAAGCTGGAGAAGTACCTCGGCGGCGTCACCGAGATGAAGCGCCTCCCTGGTGCTCTCTTTGTGGTGGATCCCCGTAAGGAGCGCAATGCCATCAACGAGGCCCGCAAGCTGCACATTCCCATCGTGGCCATTGTCGATACTAACTGCGATCCGGATGAGATCGACTATGTGATTCCCGGCAATGATGACGCTATCCGCGCCATTCGCCTGATTTCCTCTGTCATGGCCAACGCCATCATGGAGGGCAAGCAGGGCGAGGACAATGTGGAGGCTGAGGCCGCCAAGGCCGGCGAGGCCACCGGCGCCTGA
- the sigG gene encoding RNA polymerase sporulation sigma factor SigG, whose product MQGKVEICGVNTAKLKVLKNEETTELLKRTKQGDMAAREALIAGNLRLVLSVIQKFTNRGENVDDLFQVGCIGLIKAIDNFNVDLDVRFSTYGVPMIIGEIRRYLRDNSAMRVSRSMRDTAYKVLQAKEHFMAEHQREPTVEEIAGMLEIKREDVVFALDAIVDPVSLYEPVYSDGGDTICVMDQVKDSKNTDESWLEQIALKEAIARLSERERHILNLRFFEGKTQMEVSAEVGISQAQVSRLEKNAISQIKKNL is encoded by the coding sequence TTGCAAGGAAAAGTAGAAATCTGCGGCGTAAACACCGCCAAACTGAAAGTGCTGAAAAACGAGGAGACCACCGAACTGCTGAAGCGGACCAAACAGGGGGATATGGCGGCGAGGGAGGCACTGATTGCCGGCAATCTGCGCCTGGTGCTCTCTGTGATTCAGAAGTTTACCAATCGTGGAGAGAATGTGGACGATCTCTTTCAAGTGGGGTGTATTGGTCTCATCAAAGCCATTGATAATTTCAACGTGGACCTGGATGTTCGATTTTCCACCTACGGGGTACCGATGATCATCGGGGAGATCCGCCGCTATCTGCGGGACAACAGCGCCATGAGAGTTTCGCGCTCCATGCGGGACACCGCTTATAAGGTGCTTCAGGCCAAGGAACATTTCATGGCGGAGCATCAGCGAGAGCCGACCGTGGAGGAGATTGCGGGGATGCTGGAGATCAAGCGGGAAGATGTGGTCTTTGCCTTGGATGCCATCGTGGATCCGGTAAGCCTCTATGAGCCTGTATATTCCGACGGTGGAGATACCATTTGTGTGATGGACCAGGTGAAGGACTCTAAAAACACGGACGAAAGCTGGCTGGAACAGATCGCATTGAAGGAAGCCATCGCCCGGCTGTCCGAACGGGAGCGGCACATTTTGAATCTGCGCTTTTTTGAAGGAAAGACCCAAATGGAGGTTTCGGCTGAAGTCGGCATCTCCCAGGCGCAGGTATCCCGCCTGGAGAAAAATGCCATCAGCCAGATCAAAAAAAATTTGTGA
- a CDS encoding sigma-E processing peptidase SpoIIGA codes for MTVVYIDSLFLLNLIVDYLLLLATAKLAGEVICRPRLALGAAVGALYASAVFFPGMVFLTHPLCKLSAAIVMLLAGLGGSRRLLRVTLVFLGLSCAFGGGIFAIGLLGGRGLTLRNGILYSAMDLKIILLSAAVCYVALTLVFSRTAKHSRRELIPAVLSLGEKRVALTALVDTGNTLADPVTGRPVMVAEGAKLGPLLPEEVGELALKDPVGTMERLSKSEMGKRFRLLPYQAVGVECGMLLALRLDRAQVGTVDYGGILVALSPNQLSDGGGYSALIGTRE; via the coding sequence ATGACGGTCGTCTACATAGATTCCCTTTTTCTGCTCAATTTAATTGTGGATTACCTGCTGCTGCTTGCCACTGCCAAATTGGCGGGAGAGGTCATTTGTCGGCCCAGGCTTGCGCTTGGTGCAGCGGTGGGGGCGCTGTATGCATCGGCAGTGTTTTTTCCCGGAATGGTTTTTTTGACCCATCCACTCTGCAAATTGAGCGCGGCAATCGTCATGCTGCTGGCCGGACTGGGGGGAAGCCGCAGGCTCCTGCGGGTAACACTGGTGTTTTTGGGGCTCTCCTGTGCCTTTGGCGGTGGAATTTTTGCCATTGGACTGCTGGGGGGACGGGGACTCACTCTGCGGAACGGCATCCTTTACTCGGCTATGGATCTGAAGATCATATTGCTCTCGGCGGCTGTCTGCTATGTGGCACTTACATTGGTGTTCAGCAGGACTGCGAAACACTCCAGGCGTGAACTCATACCGGCGGTCCTGAGTCTGGGGGAAAAAAGGGTGGCACTCACGGCGCTGGTCGACACGGGAAACACGCTGGCCGATCCGGTCACAGGACGTCCGGTTATGGTGGCTGAGGGGGCAAAACTGGGCCCCCTTCTTCCGGAAGAGGTGGGCGAACTGGCATTAAAAGATCCCGTGGGGACAATGGAGCGGCTTTCAAAAAGCGAGATGGGAAAACGCTTCCGCCTCCTTCCGTACCAAGCGGTGGGAGTGGAGTGCGGAATGCTTCTGGCCCTGAGACTGGATCGGGCACAGGTGGGAACGGTGGACTATGGGGGGATTCTGGTGGCGCTCTCCCCCAACCAACTCTCCGATGGAGGGGGCTACAGCGCTCTCATCGGGACGCGGGAATAA
- a CDS encoding DUF3658 domain-containing protein encodes MIEVVFSQSACGSLKVAQRYGTGKCPDGAIGFIFAEREEGPKPSKKELEASKKDAEARARQEWERAIPLGGNPADVYGIDVAWSIGDIAENGIGSSRRKVLEQLSSTWAAGDDAGQQMEQMILKSRNSLREVLERASRGEAVRIWYSHNPDEICGFYWLLTQFQSVSTHGPIYSIKLPEWEYSDQNTLCAYIGWGEISPGKWGRYLPLQQEVKPALLSACAMRWRQLQEENDPLRIFLNGKLQGAPENIYDSFILRELEAQSNEFLEANVIGNLLGRYQLGIGDAWIALRIEKFIKEGLFEPISAPDPDRPIYGRMLRKSG; translated from the coding sequence GTGATCGAAGTGGTATTTAGTCAAAGTGCTTGCGGCAGTCTAAAGGTGGCCCAGCGATATGGTACGGGTAAATGTCCCGACGGCGCGATCGGTTTTATCTTTGCTGAGCGGGAAGAAGGCCCAAAGCCCTCAAAAAAGGAACTTGAAGCCTCGAAGAAAGATGCAGAAGCACGCGCTCGCCAAGAATGGGAAAGGGCGATCCCGCTTGGAGGGAACCCAGCGGATGTATATGGCATCGATGTCGCATGGAGTATAGGCGATATAGCTGAAAATGGTATTGGCAGCAGCCGTCGAAAGGTGCTGGAACAATTAAGCTCCACTTGGGCCGCGGGAGATGACGCGGGGCAGCAGATGGAGCAGATGATCCTGAAAAGCCGGAATTCGTTGCGGGAAGTTCTGGAGCGCGCTTCTCGCGGCGAGGCTGTACGGATCTGGTATAGTCATAATCCTGATGAGATTTGCGGCTTTTACTGGTTGCTGACGCAGTTTCAATCCGTTTCGACCCATGGACCTATATATAGTATCAAACTGCCGGAATGGGAATATTCTGATCAAAACACGCTTTGTGCTTATATCGGATGGGGCGAAATATCTCCGGGGAAATGGGGACGGTATCTTCCCTTGCAGCAGGAAGTGAAGCCAGCCCTGCTGTCAGCCTGTGCGATGCGCTGGCGGCAGTTGCAGGAGGAAAATGATCCGCTGCGGATATTCCTAAATGGAAAACTGCAAGGCGCGCCCGAAAACATCTATGATAGTTTCATTTTGCGGGAGTTGGAAGCGCAATCGAATGAATTTCTGGAAGCCAATGTAATAGGCAATCTTTTAGGCCGATACCAACTTGGTATTGGGGATGCTTGGATTGCGCTGCGGATTGAGAAGTTCATAAAAGAAGGGTTATTCGAGCCTATATCGGCTCCTGACCCTGATAGACCGATTTACGGCCGCATGCTTCGCAAGAGCGGATAA
- the hemB gene encoding porphobilinogen synthase yields the protein MELINRPRRLRQNEAIRRMCRETRLSVDSLIYPIFVDETLTGKRPIPALDGQYHYGVDAVNEAVEECLAAGIRRGILFGLPAEKDAQGSSAWDKKGVIQEAIRAIKAKHPEFYLITDVCMCEYTDHGHCGILCGNEVDNDKTLEVLSKTALSHVEAGADMVAPSDMMDGRIAAIRAILDQHDHQNVPIMAYSAKYASAFYGPFREAAGSAPSFGDRKSYQMDPHNRKEAVKECALDVEEGADILMVKPALSYLDVIRECSEAFHLPMCAYSVSGEYAMIKAAGNAGMIDEYKVMCESALSVFRAGANMLITYFAKELAGAIQKGDIG from the coding sequence ATGGAACTGATCAATCGTCCCCGCAGACTGCGGCAGAATGAAGCCATCCGCCGGATGTGCCGAGAGACCAGGCTCTCTGTGGACAGTCTGATCTACCCCATCTTTGTGGACGAAACACTGACGGGCAAGCGCCCCATCCCCGCGCTGGATGGGCAATATCATTACGGCGTGGATGCAGTGAATGAGGCGGTGGAAGAGTGCCTTGCAGCCGGTATCCGGCGGGGGATCCTCTTCGGGCTCCCGGCAGAGAAGGATGCGCAGGGCTCTTCCGCCTGGGACAAGAAGGGTGTGATCCAGGAGGCGATTCGTGCCATCAAGGCCAAACATCCGGAGTTCTATCTCATCACCGACGTGTGTATGTGCGAGTATACCGACCACGGCCACTGCGGTATTCTATGCGGGAATGAGGTAGACAACGACAAAACCTTGGAGGTCCTCTCGAAAACCGCCCTCTCCCACGTGGAGGCCGGAGCTGATATGGTAGCTCCCTCGGACATGATGGACGGACGCATCGCTGCGATCCGAGCGATTCTGGATCAGCACGATCATCAGAATGTGCCCATCATGGCTTACTCTGCCAAGTATGCCTCCGCGTTCTACGGGCCCTTCCGCGAGGCCGCCGGTTCAGCCCCCTCTTTTGGGGACCGGAAAAGCTATCAGATGGACCCTCACAACCGCAAGGAGGCGGTAAAAGAGTGTGCGCTGGATGTGGAAGAGGGGGCCGATATCCTTATGGTAAAGCCGGCTCTCTCTTATCTGGATGTGATCCGGGAGTGCTCAGAGGCGTTTCATCTTCCCATGTGCGCCTACTCTGTTTCCGGCGAGTACGCCATGATCAAGGCGGCTGGAAACGCAGGGATGATCGATGAGTACAAGGTGATGTGCGAGAGCGCCCTTTCGGTCTTCCGTGCGGGTGCCAATATGCTGATCACATACTTTGCCAAGGAGCTGGCCGGGGCGATTCAAAAGGGGGATATCGGCTGA
- a CDS encoding YlmC/YmxH family sporulation protein, with protein MESRIAELRDKEIINISDGCRFGYVGDVEVDLETGRVKALIVPGRLRFFGLFGREEDQVFPWESVRRFGEDIILVEAEEARRSRRE; from the coding sequence ATGGAGAGCCGGATTGCAGAGCTGAGGGATAAGGAAATCATCAATATCAGCGACGGATGCCGTTTCGGATATGTGGGAGACGTAGAGGTAGACCTGGAAACTGGGAGGGTCAAGGCGCTGATTGTACCGGGAAGGCTTCGCTTTTTCGGACTTTTCGGGCGGGAGGAGGATCAGGTCTTCCCCTGGGAGTCCGTCCGGCGTTTTGGAGAGGATATCATTCTGGTGGAGGCGGAGGAGGCTCGCCGCAGCCGGAGGGAATGA
- the sigE gene encoding RNA polymerase sporulation sigma factor SigE, whose translation MRGITLRLYVRIQQVLARLGLKLPGKIMYIGGSDTLPPPLARDEEAELIARMDGGDESVKSQLIERNLRLVVYIARRFENTGINIEDLISIGTIGLIKAVSTYKPAKNIKLATYASRCIENEILMYLRKTSNLKSEVSFDEPLNTDWDGNELLLSDILGTENDLVMKPIEDDVDRQLLTNALEKLSERERLIITLRFGLDGRQERTQKEVADQLGISQSYISRLEKRIISRLKKEILRML comes from the coding sequence ATGCGTGGAATCACATTGCGGCTGTATGTCCGCATCCAGCAGGTGCTCGCCAGGCTGGGCCTGAAACTGCCGGGAAAGATCATGTACATAGGAGGGAGCGACACGCTGCCTCCGCCCTTGGCCAGGGATGAGGAGGCCGAGCTGATCGCCAGAATGGACGGGGGCGACGAGTCCGTCAAATCTCAGCTCATTGAACGGAACCTACGGCTGGTGGTTTACATCGCGCGGCGTTTTGAGAATACGGGTATTAACATTGAGGATCTCATCTCCATCGGCACCATTGGGCTGATCAAGGCGGTGAGCACCTATAAGCCGGCCAAAAATATCAAACTGGCCACCTATGCCTCCCGTTGCATCGAAAATGAGATCCTGATGTATCTGCGTAAGACGTCCAACCTCAAAAGTGAGGTATCCTTTGACGAGCCGCTCAATACGGATTGGGATGGCAACGAGCTCCTTCTGTCCGATATCCTCGGAACCGAAAATGACCTGGTGATGAAACCCATCGAGGATGATGTGGACCGCCAGCTCCTTACCAATGCGCTGGAGAAGCTTTCAGAACGGGAGCGGTTGATCATTACGCTCCGCTTCGGACTGGACGGCAGGCAGGAGCGGACTCAGAAGGAGGTGGCCGACCAGCTTGGCATTTCGCAGTCCTACATTTCCCGGCTGGAAAAACGCATCATCTCCCGGCTCAAGAAAGAGATCCTGAGGATGCTGTAG
- a CDS encoding MmcQ/YjbR family DNA-binding protein: protein MTNYPWLDGYLLSKPSAERDFKVEWQWERYLVRGKMFAAVCTPDSEHKPHAGRTMVILKCDPRLAEAFRAEYPDVVPGFYSDKRNWNSVYLDGAVPETLLRDMCDMSYSLVVAKLPKKVRETL, encoded by the coding sequence ATGACAAACTATCCCTGGCTGGACGGCTATCTGCTGTCGAAGCCTAGTGCGGAGCGGGATTTCAAAGTGGAATGGCAGTGGGAACGCTATCTGGTACGCGGCAAAATGTTCGCTGCGGTCTGTACGCCCGATTCGGAACACAAGCCGCACGCCGGACGGACTATGGTGATCCTCAAATGCGACCCCCGCCTGGCCGAGGCCTTCCGCGCCGAATACCCGGACGTGGTCCCCGGCTTTTATTCCGACAAGCGCAATTGGAACAGCGTTTATCTCGACGGAGCGGTGCCGGAAACGCTCCTCCGGGACATGTGTGACATGTCCTACTCTCTGGTCGTGGCCAAGCTTCCAAAAAAGGTTCGTGAGACTCTTTAG
- the tsf gene encoding translation elongation factor Ts — MAFTAKDVQALREMTGVGMMDCKKALTEADGNMDKAVEILREKGLAASQKKAGRIAAEGMAYAAVVDGVGVVVEVNAETDFVGKNEKFVDFVKGVAAVVAKEKPADLDDLMAKPYGNGRTVQEEQQEMVLVIGENIKVRRFAFFTEGVSVPYNHAGGKIGVLVNLEVSAGLEDKVTEVGKDMAMQIAALNPRFLDKSQVDQATLDEEKKILLVQMENDPKMASKPEKVREGIVTGKLGKFYKENCLLQQEFVKDSSVSVEQYMANAAKALGGTITLKNAVRFEKGEGIEKKQENFAEEIAKQLGK, encoded by the coding sequence ATGGCTTTTACCGCTAAGGACGTGCAGGCCCTGCGCGAAATGACCGGCGTAGGCATGATGGACTGCAAGAAGGCCCTCACCGAGGCCGACGGCAATATGGATAAGGCTGTTGAGATCCTGCGTGAAAAGGGGCTGGCCGCCTCTCAGAAGAAGGCTGGCCGCATCGCGGCTGAGGGCATGGCCTATGCCGCTGTGGTTGACGGCGTGGGCGTGGTGGTCGAAGTGAACGCTGAGACCGACTTTGTGGGCAAGAACGAGAAGTTTGTGGACTTCGTCAAGGGCGTGGCCGCCGTGGTGGCGAAGGAGAAGCCCGCCGACCTGGACGACCTAATGGCAAAGCCCTATGGCAATGGTCGTACCGTGCAGGAGGAGCAGCAGGAGATGGTGCTCGTGATCGGCGAGAACATCAAGGTCCGCCGTTTTGCGTTCTTCACGGAGGGCGTGTCCGTACCCTACAATCATGCCGGCGGCAAGATCGGCGTGCTGGTGAACCTGGAAGTCTCTGCGGGCCTTGAGGATAAGGTGACTGAGGTCGGCAAGGATATGGCCATGCAGATTGCTGCCCTGAATCCCCGTTTCCTGGACAAGAGCCAGGTCGATCAGGCCACGCTGGATGAAGAGAAGAAGATTCTCTTGGTCCAGATGGAGAATGATCCCAAGATGGCCTCCAAGCCTGAGAAGGTGAGAGAGGGCATCGTGACCGGCAAGCTGGGCAAATTCTATAAGGAGAACTGCCTGTTGCAGCAGGAGTTCGTGAAGGACAGCTCTGTGAGCGTGGAGCAGTATATGGCCAATGCGGCGAAGGCTCTGGGCGGCACGATCACTCTGAAGAATGCGGTTCGCTTTGAGAAGGGCGAGGGCATTGAGAAGAAACAGGAGAATTTTGCCGAAGAGATCGCCAAGCAGCTGGGCAAGTAA